Below is a window of Sporosarcina ureae DNA.
AATAAAGTGGAGAAAACTTCTCCGCTATACATAAAGTAAGCGGTTACAAGCAATCGCAACTTAGAGGAGGCAAGACTTTGAATAAGTATGAATCAAAAACGGATCGTCCCGTATTATTTATCAGCGGCGGATTGCTTGTAGCTTTTGTCGTGGCATCATTCATTAACTTGGATTTCGTGGCAAATATGGTAGATTGGACATTTGCATTCGCTGTAAAATATTTTGGAGCGTTTTGGCAAATATTATTAATGGGTACATTTTTTATCGCGCTATTTCTGGCATTCTCAAAGTACGGGAAGATACGCTTGGGTGGAATGAATAAGCCGGAAATCGGTTATTTCAAATGGCTAGCGATGATTATGACGACGTTGCTTGCAGGGGGTGGCGTTTTTTGGGCCGCTGCAGAACCGATGTATCACTTTTTAGATCGACCTCCGCTATTCACGGAAGCAGTATCCGGAACGGAAAGTGCTATTATCCCAGCATTCGCTCAATCGTATTTGCATTGGGGGTTCCTTGCATGGTCAATACTTGGTACGTTAGGGACAATAGTACTCATGTATGCTCATTATTCTAAAGGAATGCCGTTAAAGCCGCGTACATTGCTTTATCCAATTCTCGGTGAAAAGATCATGCGTAAAAGTGTCTTAGGAACTACTATCGATGCGTTTTCCATCATTGCAGTAGCTGCCGGTACAATTGGACCAATTGGATTTCTTGGTCTGCAAGCGGCTTATGGAATGGAAGCTTTATTTGGTGTACCCAATACGCTAATGACACAGATTCTTATCATTATCGGCGTCGTAGCCATTGCTACTGTTTCAGCTGTAACGGGATTACGCAAAGGAATTCAATTCCTGAGTAATTTAAATGTAATCATTACATTGATATTAATGGTTGCTATTCTGATTTTGGGACCAGGCGGATTTATTATCAATACGTTCATTTCATCATCGGGTATCCATCTACAAGAATTCTTTGGCATGGCTACATTCCGGGGGGATTCTAGTTGGCTTGGATCATGGACAATCTTTTTCTGGGGCTGGTTCCTCGGTTATGGACCGATGATGGCGATCTTTATCGCTACGATTACACGCGGACGTACAATTCGCGAGTTAGTATTAGCTGTATCTATTACGGCACCAATTGTTACTGCATTTTGGTTCACCACTGTCGGAGGTGCAGGCATATTTTATGAACTGGCACAGCCTGGCGTAATATCAGAAGCGCTAAATACTTCGGGTATGCCTGCGGCGATGATAGCCATTACCGAGCAACTGCCTTTAAATATGATAATTGGACCATTATTTCTCCTTGTAACCATATTATTCGTTGTCACAACAGGGGATTCCATGGCGTATACGATATCCGTTGCGATTACGGGGGACGGACATCCGCCTAAAACTATGCGCATATTTTGGGCGGTCATCATGGGTGCGGTTGCGAGCGTACTATTAATGATCAGTGAAGGCGGAGTCGAGGCAATTCAATCATTTATTGTAGTGACTGCCATACCGGTCTCACTCTTACTATTACCGACATTTTGGGCTGCTCCAAAAGCTGCTAAGCTGCTGTACGCAGAACAATTCGGAGAGGAAAAGACAGTGGAAAGTATAGAAATTAATTCTACAAAGAAAAAGAAATATGACACAGTACATGACGAAACAAACTAATCAGAAGGGACATAATAGTCTGAAAGTAACCTTGTCTACTAGGCAAGGTTTTTTTATGTGACATTCATCTAAAACAGTATACATTTAGTAAGGACTAAAGGTATACTAGTGATCTACTCATAACTTACTAGGAGGGCCAATAAAGTGAAGAAGTCTGCAAGTATTGCGATGAAACTCTCAGGATTAATTATCGCATTATTCTTATTACTGTTTTTAGTATACTCAGTCGTTACAAGTGTCATGTTACATAAGCAAAGTATTAAAGATGCCGAGGAATTTGCATTAGAAAGTGCAAACAAAAGTTCACTCGTACTGAGTGTGAAATTAAAAGAAACGAATGAAATGCTACGTACAACTAGTCATATACTAGAAACATTACAAGCAACAGGTGATATGCATCCCAATGAAATCATTCGAATCATTAAGAACAATTTACAGAAGAATGATGACGCAACAGGTATGGCAGCTGTAGTTAACCAATCTGCATTTTCTGAAGGGGAAGTTATACCCAAAAATCTTCTTGATGAAAATCAGCAATTCATTCCTTATATCTTTAAGAAAGACAATGCGACTGAAGTTGAACCATTAAGTGGAATGGATGATCCCACAGCGAATAGCTGGTATACCGTTCCGAAAAATGAAGCGCGCTCCATTTTGACTGAACCCTATGCATATGAAACGAACGGTCAAACAATTCTCATGACTACTATTTCCGTCCCGTTGATAGATGCCTCAGGAAATTATTTTGGTTTGTTGACTACTGACCTATCAATTGATTTCTTGACGGATGTAGTAAAAACCATTAAACCAGAAGGCGGTTATGCTTCTATTATTACCGATGCTGGTTTTATTACGGCAAACAGCCTGAAGCCTGAATTGAACGATACCAATATGGCAGATGCGATTGATTGGAATTCTGCTAAAGTCGTACTCGATAAAGGTGAACTGACAAGTACTTATGTAGACTCCCAGAGTTTAGGCGAAGAATCATTTAATGCTTTTGCACCTATCAACTTACGAGATATTAATGAAAAGTGGACAGTGCAGACCGTGACACCAAGATCGGTTATTCTAGATACATTCAATACGATCTTATGGATTACGATTATCTCAGCTATTGTGATTGTTTTGATGATGTCAATCGCATCAACAGGATTTATTTATCGCCAATTAAGACCTTTAAAAACGTTGCAGAAATCAATGGAAACAGCTGCTGCAGGAGACTTAACTATGATGGTAGATGAACAGAATCTACATCGCGATGAGATAGGATTAGTATCACTCGCTTATAATGATATGCTCCGCCAGACTAATGCAGCCTTGCAAACAGTCCAACAGTCTTCGGTTCAATTAAGTGACTCATCATCGCAAGTGACACATGCTTTTGAAGAGCTAGTAGCTGCGAACCAAGAAGTATCGGTAGCGACAGATGAAATTGCACAAGGCGCATCAAAACAATCTGAAGATACAGAAGTGACAAGCCTACGAATTTCAGACTTGGCAGACCGCATGGATCACATCCATACCATGTTTATGACGATGAATCAGTTATCTACAGATGCTTCTAATTCTGCGGAGAATGGAATGTCGGAAGTGAGAAAACTGCGTGATCATAATACGTCAGCGAATGAAATGAATAAAAAAGTACAACTTCAAATCCAGACGCTGACAAATAAGATTTTATCTATTAATCAGGTCATTCAAACATTGCATGGTATTACGGCAAGTACGAATTTGCTAGCGCTCAATGCGAGCATTGAAGCAGCACGTGCGGGTGATAGTGGTAAAGGATTTGCAGTGGTTGCCAATGAAGTGCGTCAGCTAGCGGAACAATCTCGCAGAGAAACTGAGGTAATTCAAGAAACTGTAAAAGAAATATTATCAGAATCGCGCCAGACGGTTGAAGTGATTGATCTAAACATGAAATCAATGGATGGTCAAAATCAGTCCGTTACGGATACGGAAGAATCCTTTGTACAAAATGCGGGTATCACCGATCAAATACGCGAGTCAATTACGGATCTATCTGAGAAGCTTGCTGAAATGATGGAATACAAAGATGAAGCTATTTTAGCTATCCAAAATGTTTCCGCTATTTCAGAGGAGACGGCCGCGTCATCTGAACAAGTGAGTGCATCAGCTGCCGCGCAACAAGGTGAATTGGAAAATGTGGCAGACTCTACGAATCAGATGAACCAAATTGCAGGAGAATTACGAAGTGTTGTGGATCGATTTAAATTATCATAATGAATAATGTGAGAAACAGAAGTGGCATTGTCCACTTCTGTTTTTATCTGTCTATATACATTGTTACATAAGCTTTGTATCGTAAATAAACAAGGAAATAGAATAAAAGACTTACTAATATTACATGAGAGAGTTGAAGCCAAATGGTACGTTTATTTAAAAGAGATAAAAAACAACTAGCAACAGATAAAGACCAACATCCTGCACAGTATAGTGTCGGTAGTATATCGTTAGAAAAATATCCTGATATAAAACAACAACTGCGGATGATTAATCTAACAGAGTCAGATTTGAAGTATCTCTCCTGCATGCAAGAACAAATACAACCTGTATTACCTTTGATGACGGATCGTTTCTATCAAGCAATGGATGGACAACCTCAACTTCTGCATATTATTGCGGAACATAGTAGTATGGATCGCTTGAAAGGTTCCTTGACAAAACATATGCAGTCAATATTTCGTGGAACGATTGATGAAAGCTATTTGAAGCAAAGACGAATTATCGCGAAGGTCCACGTACATATCGGTTTGGAGCCAAAATGGTATCTAGCAGCAGTTGAATCATTGTATGAAGAATTTTTCTCTTTTGTTGAACAAGTAGACATGCCGAAGAAAAGACAATTTAGTACATTGCGTGCTTTTATGAAGGTTATGAACTTTGAACAACAGTTAGTTTTGGATGCGTATGAAGAAGAAAATGCATTGAATCGACAAAAGGTTGAAGAATCGAAAACCGTTGTGAAGAATCAAGTATTGAATACGTCCCAGAATCTAGCAGCAATTAGTGAGCAGACGAACGCATCGACAGAAGAGTTATCCGATAAAGCACGTATGCTAGAAAATATGACGATCCAAAGTCTTTACTTTATTACGGAGACAGAAAACACTTCATTGGCGGGGAAGGAACTAGTAGTCACTCAATCTGAACAATTTGCGCAAATAGTCGAACACATGGCAGATTTTACTACTCGGATGAAGGCGCTACATCATTCTTCTGAACAAATTCAAGGTGTAGTGACGCTTATTACTTCTATAGCCGACCAAACAAATTTACTTTCATTGAACGCCGCAATTGAAGCAGCGCGCGCAGGGCAACACGGCAAAGGGTTTGCTGTAGTTGCGGCTGAAGTGCGAAATTTGTCGACAGAAACGAAACAAGCGATTGGTAAAGTGACCGGCATGATTGAGGAGACCAAAACGAATATCACTGAGATGGCAAATTTCATGAAATTGATGGAAAAGCTGATTCAAGAAAGTGCAAAAGAAAACGAACTAGTGACGCAATCCTACGATGAGATTGTTCAAGCGGTAACGGGAATGAAAGTACAAACGGATGAATCACGAGTATCCATTGAAAACACTGTTCAGATCTTGGAAGAAATCAATCAAGCAATTGAAATAATCGCCCATTCTTCAGACGGGTTAATTCAGTTAGCGGAAGACTTATAAACTAGAATGTCATTCTAGTATGCATACTGCTCGTCATTTGGTACACTGAGCAAATAATAAGATCATTATGAAGGCGGGTGTATCAATGGAAGAAGCAGCACTGATTAGCATTGTAGCCATTTTAGCACTCGGTATTTTCTCGCAATGGCTAGCGTGGAAAATCCAATGGCCATCTATTTTCATCATGTCGATTGCAGGCTTATTAATAGGTCCGATCATGGGGTGGGTAAATCCAGAAGTGGCTTTGGACGAGCTGTATAGTCCGCTCATTTCACTAGCTGTTGCTATTATTTTATTTGAAGGAAGTTCCAATCTAGACTTTCGGGAAATAAAGGACATTTCGAAGTCTGTTTTCCGAGTTGTTACATTGGGTGCATTTTTAGCATGGATTTTAGGTTCTTTTACAGCACATTATATTGCGGGATTAACATGGGAAGTGTCGTTCATCATTGGAGGCCTATTTGTAGTAACGGGTCCAACCGTCATTATTCCTTTATTACGTAATGCAAAGTTAAAAGCGCGAACCGCTGCCGTACTTAAGTGGGAAGGGATTATCGTAGATCCTGCTGGTCCGTTGCTTGCGTTGTTTGCATATGAAGTGATCAAGGTATTGACGAATGATCATTTATCGATGAATTACTTATTAAACTTCTTTGGTGGTGCTGCACTTGCTGCACTTCTAGGGTTAGTAATGGGATTATTGATTAGCGTCATGGCTAATAGAGGTCAATTTCCTGAGTACTTGAAATCACCCGTCATTTTGGCGTTTGTGTTGCTGTGCTTTACGATGGCAGAAGTCATTATGCACGAAACGGGTATGCTTGCCGTAACTGTGATGGGGCTGGTTTTGGGGCGCTCGAAGCGCTATGTTTCATCTATTGGAAACGTCGGTCATTTTGTTGAAAATGTGTCCGTCATGTTGACGTCTACAGTCTTTATTTTATTAACAGCTTCGCTCGCAAGAGAAACGATTGCGCAGATATTTACATTACCGATTATAGGATTCGTGTTGGTTATGCTGTTTGTTGTTCGACCATTATCGATATGGATTTCGACGATTGGTACCGAATTGGTCTGGCGAGAGAAGTTGCTCATTGGCTGGATTGCGCCTAGAGGAATTGTCGCATTGACTGTTGCTGGTTATTTCGCTTCGACACTTGCAGAAGATGGTTATGAAGAAGCTACTTTGCTGACAGCGTTGACTTTTGCTCTCGTGTTTATTACGGTTACTGCGCATGGATTTACGTTAGGACCGCTAGCGAAAAAGTTGAACTTGGCAAGTAATGAACCGCCAGGCGTGCTCATAGTAGGCGCAAGTAGTTTTTCAATTCAATTAGCTATGCAATTAAAAGAAATGAATATCCCGGTATTGATAGTCGATCCTTCACAAGGACGTTTACGCCCTGCGATTGAAGCGGGAATTGACACGTTCATGGGTCAGATGTTATCGGAACGATCGAGATTCTCTATTGATTTGGCACCGTATGATACGATTCTGTCGATGACTGGAGATGCCTCTTATAACGCATTGATTACACAATCGTTTGCGCCAGAGTTTGGATTTAACAATACGTTTTCCCTTACGGCTGTTTCCAATCATACAATGAGTAAGTCGGCATTGCCGATTTCGCTGAAAGCTCATTTGTTATTCGAAGAGGGCGCAACGTTCCCAGAGCTAAACCGCAAGATTAATACGGATTATGAAATTGGTTTGTTCGAGTGGGAAGGTACGGATACTGATTTAGTGTTTAAGGAGATTATTCCGGAGACGGCGACTGCGTTGTTTGTGAAGAAGAAGAATGAGACGTTGGTTTTTGCTACGCTTCAGAAGAAGATTTCGTTGGATGCTGGTGATCAGTTGGTGGTGTTGAAGTTAAAGCAAGGGGTTCCGGCTAATTCATAAGTAAATGTGGCTGTCAAAGTGAGTTTCTTGCTTTGGCAGTCTTTTTTATGTGGGGTAGGGGTGTTGCTCGACGTTACAGATAGATTGGATCGTTGCTCGAGTTTGGCTTGGTCATTGAAAGTAGTGAGGGTCATGCTTTGGACTCGCGCAGGCACGTGGGGGATTGCCTCCAGCCATGAGCCAACTAGCGGTGGAGCTGCTAGCTGTCTCATGGCCACGGCTTACCCCGCAGTTGTGCCTGCGCTACTGAGTGGGAACCAAGTTAGGTTGTTGTTTATAGAAGATGAAAACCAGTGACTGGGTGATACCTTTCTTCGGTGTTGGAAAAGTACAGAACAGATAGATTGGATCGTTGCTCGACATTGGCTTGTGCATGGAAAGTAGTGAGGGTTCTCGTGCTTTGGACTCGCGCAGGCACGTGGGGGATTGCCTCCAGCCATGAGCCAACTAGCGGTGGAGCTGCTAGCTGTCTCATGGCCACGGCCTACCCCGCAGTTGTGCCTGTGCTACTGAGTGGGAACCAAGTTAGGTTGTTGTTTATAGAAGAAGAAAACCAGTGACTGGGTGATACCTTTCTTCGGTGTTGGAAAAGTACAGAACAGATAGATTGGATCGTTGCTCGAGTTTGGCTTGGTCATTGAAAGTAGTGAGGGCTCGTGCTTTGGACTCGCGCAGGCACGTGGGGGATTGCCTCCAGCCATGAGCCAACTAGCGGTGGGGCTGCTAGCTGTCTCATGGCCACGGCCTACCCCGCAGTTGTGCCTGCGCTACCAAGTACTTATCAAGTTTGTTTGTGGTTTATAGGAGATAAAACCAGTAACTGGGTGGTACTAGT
It encodes the following:
- a CDS encoding cation:proton antiporter; this encodes MEEAALISIVAILALGIFSQWLAWKIQWPSIFIMSIAGLLIGPIMGWVNPEVALDELYSPLISLAVAIILFEGSSNLDFREIKDISKSVFRVVTLGAFLAWILGSFTAHYIAGLTWEVSFIIGGLFVVTGPTVIIPLLRNAKLKARTAAVLKWEGIIVDPAGPLLALFAYEVIKVLTNDHLSMNYLLNFFGGAALAALLGLVMGLLISVMANRGQFPEYLKSPVILAFVLLCFTMAEVIMHETGMLAVTVMGLVLGRSKRYVSSIGNVGHFVENVSVMLTSTVFILLTASLARETIAQIFTLPIIGFVLVMLFVVRPLSIWISTIGTELVWREKLLIGWIAPRGIVALTVAGYFASTLAEDGYEEATLLTALTFALVFITVTAHGFTLGPLAKKLNLASNEPPGVLIVGASSFSIQLAMQLKEMNIPVLIVDPSQGRLRPAIEAGIDTFMGQMLSERSRFSIDLAPYDTILSMTGDASYNALITQSFAPEFGFNNTFSLTAVSNHTMSKSALPISLKAHLLFEEGATFPELNRKINTDYEIGLFEWEGTDTDLVFKEIIPETATALFVKKKNETLVFATLQKKISLDAGDQLVVLKLKQGVPANS
- a CDS encoding methyl-accepting chemotaxis protein translates to MKKSASIAMKLSGLIIALFLLLFLVYSVVTSVMLHKQSIKDAEEFALESANKSSLVLSVKLKETNEMLRTTSHILETLQATGDMHPNEIIRIIKNNLQKNDDATGMAAVVNQSAFSEGEVIPKNLLDENQQFIPYIFKKDNATEVEPLSGMDDPTANSWYTVPKNEARSILTEPYAYETNGQTILMTTISVPLIDASGNYFGLLTTDLSIDFLTDVVKTIKPEGGYASIITDAGFITANSLKPELNDTNMADAIDWNSAKVVLDKGELTSTYVDSQSLGEESFNAFAPINLRDINEKWTVQTVTPRSVILDTFNTILWITIISAIVIVLMMSIASTGFIYRQLRPLKTLQKSMETAAAGDLTMMVDEQNLHRDEIGLVSLAYNDMLRQTNAALQTVQQSSVQLSDSSSQVTHAFEELVAANQEVSVATDEIAQGASKQSEDTEVTSLRISDLADRMDHIHTMFMTMNQLSTDASNSAENGMSEVRKLRDHNTSANEMNKKVQLQIQTLTNKILSINQVIQTLHGITASTNLLALNASIEAARAGDSGKGFAVVANEVRQLAEQSRRETEVIQETVKEILSESRQTVEVIDLNMKSMDGQNQSVTDTEESFVQNAGITDQIRESITDLSEKLAEMMEYKDEAILAIQNVSAISEETAASSEQVSASAAAQQGELENVADSTNQMNQIAGELRSVVDRFKLS
- a CDS encoding BCCT family transporter — its product is MNKYESKTDRPVLFISGGLLVAFVVASFINLDFVANMVDWTFAFAVKYFGAFWQILLMGTFFIALFLAFSKYGKIRLGGMNKPEIGYFKWLAMIMTTLLAGGGVFWAAAEPMYHFLDRPPLFTEAVSGTESAIIPAFAQSYLHWGFLAWSILGTLGTIVLMYAHYSKGMPLKPRTLLYPILGEKIMRKSVLGTTIDAFSIIAVAAGTIGPIGFLGLQAAYGMEALFGVPNTLMTQILIIIGVVAIATVSAVTGLRKGIQFLSNLNVIITLILMVAILILGPGGFIINTFISSSGIHLQEFFGMATFRGDSSWLGSWTIFFWGWFLGYGPMMAIFIATITRGRTIRELVLAVSITAPIVTAFWFTTVGGAGIFYELAQPGVISEALNTSGMPAAMIAITEQLPLNMIIGPLFLLVTILFVVTTGDSMAYTISVAITGDGHPPKTMRIFWAVIMGAVASVLLMISEGGVEAIQSFIVVTAIPVSLLLLPTFWAAPKAAKLLYAEQFGEEKTVESIEINSTKKKKYDTVHDETN
- a CDS encoding globin-coupled sensor protein; amino-acid sequence: MVRLFKRDKKQLATDKDQHPAQYSVGSISLEKYPDIKQQLRMINLTESDLKYLSCMQEQIQPVLPLMTDRFYQAMDGQPQLLHIIAEHSSMDRLKGSLTKHMQSIFRGTIDESYLKQRRIIAKVHVHIGLEPKWYLAAVESLYEEFFSFVEQVDMPKKRQFSTLRAFMKVMNFEQQLVLDAYEEENALNRQKVEESKTVVKNQVLNTSQNLAAISEQTNASTEELSDKARMLENMTIQSLYFITETENTSLAGKELVVTQSEQFAQIVEHMADFTTRMKALHHSSEQIQGVVTLITSIADQTNLLSLNAAIEAARAGQHGKGFAVVAAEVRNLSTETKQAIGKVTGMIEETKTNITEMANFMKLMEKLIQESAKENELVTQSYDEIVQAVTGMKVQTDESRVSIENTVQILEEINQAIEIIAHSSDGLIQLAEDL